TCGGCCTTTTGCCCTAATCAATTTCTCTTTCTAGTTCCGGAATATAGTTATAGCGAACATGTGTGGAGATAGCTCAATCCCCATCTTCCAATCGGAGCTCAGGTCAAGCAAACGAGCCGATTAATCAGCGGCTCGGAGTTAGAAGAGTTCATCCGACCCAATATAGGCTACCAGTTTATGACTCTAAACATGGGTCTTGAAGCGAAAGATCTGTTTCATCACTTTGAGGCTCCCCACCAACTGCCAATGCCGCCAATAACAAAGCAATGTTTGCTTCGGCCTCGGATTTTTGGGGCCGTAGTAGTGGAAACCCGACGCTCTCATAAAAGGATGAGGTTCTCCCAAGTTGATAGCCGTATGGTCTTTTGATTGACCTTTTCCAAAGTCCCCTCCCacccccccctttccccATTCCCCCTTCTTCTCTACCTTCCACCGCGATGGATGGGTCAGAAAAAGGACCGGGCGCAAGCTCTGATGACATCCAGTTCGATACCGAAAGCGCCATGACGATCACAGGCGAAGAAACTCCCGACAAGGAGAGCTCCAACCTCAAAGGAAATGACTGGAGAATGATGACCAAGCTCCAGGATGATAACGATCGCAACCTGGCTGCTGGATTCAAGAAACAGGAACTTGGTATCACATGGCGGGATCTCTCTGTGCAGGTAACAAGTTCAGAGGCCGCCGTGAATGAGACTGTTCTCTCCCAGTTCAATTTCCCCACCATTATCAAAGAGAGCCGGCGAAAGCTTCCTCTACGGACGATCCTCAACAAGAGTCATGGCTGCGTGAAGCCCGGTGAAATGTTGCTTGTGCTGGGCCGCCCCGGCTCCGGCTGCACGACTTTGTTGAAAATTCTTGCCAACAGACGAGGCGGGTTCAAATCAGTGGAGGGAGATGTTCGCTTTGGATCCATGCAGCCGAAGGAAGCTGAAAATTTCAGAGGTCAGATTGTGATGAAcaccgaagaagagatcttCTTTCCATCTCTAACGGTTGGTCAAACCATGGACTTCGCCACACGCCTGAAAGTGCCCTTCCATCTTCCAGACGGAATGACTGCCTTGGAATACCAAGAAGCCTCGAAAAAGTTCCTACTCGAATCCGTCGGAATCTCTCACACCGAGGACACCAAGGTCGGCAATGAATACGTTCGTGGAGTTAGCGGTGGTGAACGCAAGCGAGTTTCCATCATCGAATGTATGGCCACCCGAGGATCTGTCTTCTGCTGGGATCAATCGACTCGTGGCCTTGACGCCTCTACTGCCCTTGAATGGACAAAGGCTATCCGAGCTATGACCGATACACTCAATCTGTCCACCGTGGTAACTCTCTACCAGGCCGGTAACGGTATTTACGATTTGTTCGACAAAGTTCTCGTGCTTGATGAAGGAGAACAGATCTTCTACGGCACCAGAGAGCAAGCCAGGCCATTTATGGAGGATGCTGGATTCATCTGCCGCGAAGGTTCCAACATCGCTGATTACCTCACTGGTGTCACCGTACCCACAGAGCGCAGAATTCGAGATGGCTTCGAGAGTCGCTTCCCGCGCAACGCGGAGGCTGTGAGAGCCGAGTATGAAAAATCCCCCATCTACACACAAATGATAGCGGAGTACTCTTACCCGGAATCCGATCTTGCCCGCGAGCGGACTGAGGAGTTTAAGCAAGGCGTGGCTTTTGAAACCTCCAAAAACCTGCCCAAGAACAGCCCCTTCACCGTCGGCTTCGTTGATCAGGTTAAGATTTGTGTGCAGCGTCAGTACCAAATCCTTTGGGGCGACAAAGGAACTTTCATCATCAAGCAGGTGGCAACGCTATGCCAGGCCTTGATTGCCGGCTCCCTGTTCTATAATGCCCCCGACAACTCTGGTGGACTGTTCGTCAAATCAGGtgctctcttcttctcccttcttTACAACAGTTTGCTGGCTATGAGTGAAGTAAACGAGTCCTTCTCTGGAAGACCTGTGTTGATTAAGCACAAGGGCTTCGCTTACTTCCACCCGGCCGCTTTCTGTCTTGCCCAAATTGCTGCGGACATACCTGTCTTGCTTTTCCAGATTTCTATGTTTGGTCTGGTTATATACTTCATGGTTGGACTCTCCATGTCAGCCGGGGCGTTCTTCTCCTACTGGATTATCGTTTTCACAACGACAATGGTAAGTGCCTTTCCATTTTCTCACATGATCATCAACTAATCAACATACAGGCTATGACTGCTCTCTTCCGAGCTGTTGGCGCTCTATTTTCTACCTTTGATGGGGCCTCCAAGGTCTCTGGTTCGTTGATCATGTTCACCGTTCTCTACACCGGTTACATGATTCCAAAGCCTACAATGCACCCGTGGCTCGGCTGGATCTTCTGGATCGACCCGCTAGCTTATGGTTTTGAGGCTTTGCTAAGTATAGAATTCCATGATAAGACCTTTATTCCATGCGTCGGAAAGAATCTGATTCCCACCGGCCCCGGATATGAGAATGCCCAGGCGCATCAAGCTTGTGCAGGTGTTGCTGGCGCGATCTCAGGCCAGAATTTCGTGGTTGGCGACAACTATCTGGCGTCGCTCTCATACAGCCACTCGCACGTTTGGCGCAATTTTGGCATCAACTGGGCGTGGTGGGTTTTGTTTGTTGCTGTCACGATGGTCGCTACTTCGAACTGGCAGACACCCTCAGAGTCTGGTAGCACGCTGGTCATCCCCCGTGAATACCTGCACAAGCACGTCCAAAATCAGCAAAAGGATGAAGAAGGTCAGAGTTTAGGGAAGCACGTTTCCCAAACGAAGGATGAGGCCCCAAAGTCTGACAACAAGTTGGTCCGCAACACGTCCGTTTTTACATGGAAGAATCTTTCATACACGGTTCAGACACCTAGCGGTGACCGTCTCCTCCTTGACAACGTCCATGGATGGGTGAAACCGGGCATGCTTGGTGCCTTGATGGGTTCCTCGGGCGCCGGCAAGACAACCCTACTTGATGTTCTCGCTCAACGTAAAACTGAAGGAACAATCAAAGGCTCAATCATGGTGGATGGTCGTCCACTGCCTGTCTCATTCCAACGCTCGGCCGGTTATGTTGAGCAGCTGGACATCCACGAACGTATGGCAACGGTCCGGGAGTCCTTGGAGTTCTCTGCCCTACTGCGCCAACCTGCTACCATCCCACGCGAAGAGAAACTTGCTTATGTGGATGTCATCATCGATTTGCTCGAGCTCCATGATCTGGCTGATACCATGATTGGTAGTGTAGGGGCTGGATTGAGTGTAGAACAGCGCAAGCGTGTCACTATTGGAGTCGAACTCGTTTCCAAGCCTAGCATTCTGATCTTCCTCGACGAGCCTACTAGCGGTCTTGATGGCCAGAGTGCGTACAACACTGTGAGATTCCTTCGCAGACTTGCGGATGCTGGCCAGGCTGTACTAGTCACCGTGCACCAACCATCTGCGCAGCTTTTCGCCGAGTTTGATCAGCTTCTTCTGTTGGCCAAGGGAGGCAAAACTGTCTACTTTGGTCCCATTGGAGAGAATTCGCAGGATATCAAGAGCTATTTCTCCCGTTATGGAGCCCCGTGCCCGTCTGAGACCAACCCTGCTGAGCACATGATTGACGTGGTCTCTGGTCAACTGAGTCAGGGTAGGGATTGGAACAAGGTCTGGATGGAGTCGCCTGAGCACAGTGCCATGCTGAAGGAGCTTGACGAGATCATTGAGACCGCTGCATCGAAACCGCAAGCTACTACCGATGATGGTCGGGAGTTTGCTTGCACCCTCTGGGAGCAGACAAGCCTGGTTCTAAAACGGACATCAACAGCCTTATACCGAAATTCTGACTACATCAACAACAAGTTTGCCCTCCACATCTCATCAGGATTGGTTGTGGGATTCAGTTTCTGGAAGATTGGCGACTCAGTCGCTGATCTTCAGAGTGTGCtattcttcgtcttcaatgcCATCTTTGTCGCTCCGGGTGTGATCAATCAACTGCAGCCGACTTTCCTTGAACGCCGCGATCTGTTCGAGGCACGCgagaagaaggccaagaTGTACTCCTGGAAAGCGTTCACCATCGCGTTAATTGTCTCTGAGTTCCCCTACCTGGTCGTGTGTGCCGCTCTCTTCTTCAACTGCTGGTACTGGACGGCCGGTATGACAGTTGATTCCAGTAAAAGCGGCAGCATGTTCTTCGTATTTTTCCTCTATGAGTTCCTCTACACTGGAATTGGTAAGCTGATCATTCCTTTTCATATTGGCTTCCGCTAACAAATTAATCTAGGTCAATTCATCGCTGCATATGCACCCAACGCCCAGATGGCTGCCATGACAAATCCTCTAATCCTGGGCGTAAGTTTTCTTCATTCTTACCCTTCTTAGTATCTCGGCTAATACCGTCTTTTTCAGACAATGATCTCTTTCTGTGGTGTTCTGGTCCCCTACGCCCAAATAGTTAGCTTCTGGCGATACTGGATGTACTGGATTAACCCATTCAACTACCTCATGGGCAGCTTATTGGTCTTCGGCTTGTTCGATCGCGAAGTCCATTGCAAGGAGCAAGAATTTGCCAAATTCGATGCACCCAATGGAACCACTTGCGGCGAATACCTCAGCGAATTTATGCAGACCATTGGTGCCCGTATGAACCTCACCAACCCCGAGGCTACCGAAGGATGCCGCGTGTGCGAATACACCCGTGGATCCGATTACCTTTTCACCATCAACCTGAAGGACTACTACTACGGCTGGAGAGACGCGGGTATTGTGGCTCTGTTTGTGGTCAGCTCGTATGGGCTGGTGTTTGGACTCATGAAATTGAGAACCAAGGCATCCAAGACTGCCCAGTGATTATGTTTTAAAGCCCCAGGAACATGGATTATCGACAATCTCTAGACTTGCTATCTTTCCTTCCTATGCGAACACCTACAGGTGTGAGCACAGGTTTTTTTATTTTGCTTTCGCTATAGAATATGTACCTCTCTAACGATTTTAGAATTTAAATTTTAATAATTGACATCGTCGcctttgtttttgttttttttttgtactTGGTTTCAAACACTGACATGCCGAGAAGGTCATATTGAGGCAGTCGAGTGTCTAGGAGTTACACCGACCAAGCTCCAGCCACACGGAGAAAGGGCGAGCTTTTTTAGAAACATTTCTTGAAACAGAGTGCAAGATCAGACAGGCTGGGTTGAGAGTGATGGGCATAGGGAATCAGCTACTCTCATCGCCATATCACATCACTTTACAGCCTTTGTCTCAAATGGACGATTGTCTGTCCTAACGGAGTTGCGCAATGCTTGATTTTCAGAGCCGAGATGTTCAAAGTCTCTCGTATAAGCCCAATGAACAATGTTGACGTTAACGCAGCTCGGCTCAAAGAGTTGGTCGGACTTTGTCCGAACCGAAGCGAAACGAGGGCCCAAATTGCAGCCGGAGAGCCCGTCTTGGGTAGGGGTAAGCACTCTCCGGACTCCCTTGTCTGTAATGATCCTGTATCTCCACCATGGGGGTCATGGCGGTTTTCTTTCCAATGAGACCTCGTCAACACCGTCATCTCACCGGATCTGCTCGTACAATTTCCGCATTTGGGACTTCCCCGCAAAACGATTGGGCCCCACGTTTCTCCAGAATTCAGGATTCACGGGGTAAATGCGATCTTCAGACTGACACAGTTCATACCGCTCCCCGCACATAAAAAGAGAGGCCCGGAAATCTTGTTCCTACTCTATACCATTTCAATCTGATCAAGCAATCATGGGAACTGAAAATACCATCGCAGAGGCGGAGTTGGGGATGAAGATGGACTTGAGCCATGAGGAAGTTGTCCATATGGCAGAGTTAACTGAGGAAGAGAAAGTTATCGAGAAGAAATTGCGCAAGCGGATTGATGCCCTGGTAATGCCACTGGCTATTCTGGTCTACCTGATGAACTACATCGATCGGTACATTGGCCTCATCCATAACAGTCAGTCGATGCTAATTGAAGTAGCAACAATTATGCTGCAGCGAAGCTTCAGGGTCTCGAAGAGGATCTCCACctcgacgatgcaaagtacCAAACCGGCCTCTCAGTTCTCTTCGTTGGATACATTCTCATGCAGGTGCCTTCGAACATGCTTCTAAATTATATGGGTCGACCATCCCTGTACATTGGATTCTTTGTCTGCGCTTGGGGATTGGTATCGGCAGTGACAAGTCAAGTCACAACCTATGGAGGCATTGTAGCATGCCGGTTCATTCTCGGTTTGGTCGAAGCACCCTTCTTCTGCGCCATTCTCTTCTATCTGTCGAAATGGTATAAACGGCAGGAAATGGCTTTCCGGATGAGCATTTTCTACTCCGGCTCCCTGCTGAGTGGCGCTTTCGGAAATCTCATCGCCGCTGGTATTCTCAACGGTCTCGAAGGCCACCGAGGACTTTCGGCATGGCAATGGCTATATATTATTGAAGGTTCCATTACCTGTGCCATTGGACTGGTCATTTGCTTTGTTCTACCTGACTTCCCGGAGACATGGAAACTTCTGGCTCCGGAGATGCGCAAAGTTGCCCAGCGACGTCTTGCGATTGAGGCCGGCCAGGCCGATGTGGATGAAGGGGGTAGCAAAAGCCAGTTCGAGGGTTTCAAGCTCGCCATGACTGACATCAAGACCTATGTATTCGCCTTGGCGTTTATGTGCATATCCGGAGCAGCGGGGTTCCAAAATTTCTTCCCAACATTGGTCAAGACTCTCAACTTGCCCGAGACCATCACCCTAGTGCTGGTGGCACCCCCATATCTGTTTATGGTTGTATATTCTCTTTGCCACTCTGTGGCTTCTGATAGATTGGAGAAGAGATTCTGGTTCTTTATCTACCCGATCCCGATCACCATCATTGGATTCGTCATCTTCATGAAAACCGACTCTTTTGCGCCCCGATActtctcgttcttcttgATGGTCTTTGTGTTCGCCCAGAATGGAACTCTATACTCCTGGCTGGCGAGCTCTATTCCTCGCCCACCTGCCAAGCGTGCTGTTGGTAAGTCATAATTCCTGGGTGTGTTCAACAGGCCATCAAGCTAACCTAGACAGCCTTTGCATTTTTCAACTCAATTGGAAATAGCGCTTCGATTTGGACCCCCTACACTTATCTTGACAAAGAAAAACCTCATTACGCCACGGCTATGGGTATTTGCATTGCACTGCAGATTATCGGTGGTCTTGCGGCTCTCTTCCTATATTTAAATTTGCGTGCGCTCAACAAACGCCAGGAGCGTATGGAGAATGAGGAAGTGCAGCTTTCTGAGATGGACATTCGTCGGCTTCAGGCTACTGCTGAGATTGAAGGGATTGATATTGCCGCTGCTAGACGGCTGCAAAAAGGTTTCCGCTATGTGTTGTAATAGAACTCTCGCAATTCTAACTatgatttgatttgatttgataTCTCAACGTCAATTTGAGGGCTTTGACTCGCGTATACGTGTGAACAAGGTGGTACTCACTATGGGACAAAGCCCAATCAGGACATGGCAAATGAATGAAGACCGAGTGGCACGACTGTCCTATCATCCTTAGGTAGTGTTCAGACTGCACGATATTGTCCAATCATGGATTTACCCCATCAATTTGGTGTGTCACCTGACTTGCCTCTGAAGTCATGGATTATTTAAATAGTTTGAACTGCATCTCGTGTCCTTCTATCGTCCCTTAATTGTTCACAATCCAAGATTCTAACCCGAATCCAAGTAAATCATCGTACAAAGTCTGATCGACAGACAACCCAAGATCGATATCCCTTCTAAAACTCATCGAAataaaccccccccccccccccccccacacgGTCCCACACGATGCAATCAGTAACTTCACGACCAATTCTCCATATCACCACCACACCAATCCTTCTGAGATTCCTATGTATCACCCCAAGAATAATGGGTGCAGGTGATATAGGTTCGACGAAGTCGGGCTTTATGACCGAGTAGGGTGGCACACTGCAGAATGAATGACGTCATATCTGATCAACAGCAGGAAAGACTCCTTCGCCAAGCGTGAGGCTGCACACGAAGCCATGTACATTCGACAAATCGAAATGGAGAAGTGAGTCACAATAAAGAAACTCCAAGATTTAAACTTACTCGGTAAAAGGCTTGAACGTCTTAAAGAAAAGCTCAAGGAGCAGCGCAAGCATATGAATGAACTTGACAAGCATCTGTAGGGACCCTGGACATTCCCCGTGAGTTTAACACTGACAGGTCACAGCGATGAATATACCAAGTCTCAGGGGGGTGAGCAGAACTAGATTTGCGGCTTCTTTGCAAGCATCTCATGAATAGTATTGATGGTCATACGGTCGACTTCACCCGAGATGTCAATATGCGCACTTCCCTTGATTCGACTTTCAGCTTACAACTGTGTCATCATGATTTTCAACCGTGTGCACGCGAAAATTTGTTAGCCTAGCATTAATACGAATTGATGTTTAACATCGAGTCTTAACCGGACTTCTCTTTTAGCATCTTCACTAACTTGAAATCTTTGCTTGCCATATCCAACGGTGCCTCAAACAGGC
The nucleotide sequence above comes from Penicillium digitatum chromosome 1, complete sequence. Encoded proteins:
- a CDS encoding ATPase inhibitor, IATP, mitochondria — translated: MGAGDIGSTKSGFMTEKDSFAKREAAHEAMYIRQIEMEKLERLKEKLKEQRKHMNELDKHLDEYTKSQGGEQN
- a CDS encoding Major facilitator superfamily domain, general substrate transporter, with translation MGTENTIAEAELGMKMDLSHEEVVHMAELTEEEKVIEKKLRKRIDALVMPLAILVYLMNYIDRNNYAAAKLQGLEEDLHLDDAKYQTGLSVLFVGYILMQVPSNMLLNYMGRPSLYIGFFVCAWGLVSAVTSQVTTYGGIVACRFILGLVEAPFFCAILFYLSKWYKRQEMAFRMSIFYSGSLLSGAFGNLIAAGILNGLEGHRGLSAWQWLYIIEGSITCAIGLVICFVLPDFPETWKLLAPEMRKVAQRRLAIEAGQADVDEGGSKSQFEGFKLAMTDIKTYVFALAFMCISGAAGFQNFFPTLVKTLNLPETITLVLVAPPYLFMVVYSLCHSVASDRLEKRFWFFIYPIPITIIGFVIFMKTDSFAPRYFSFFLMVFVFAQNGTLYSWLASSIPRPPAKRAVAFAFFNSIGNSASIWTPYTYLDKEKPHYATAMGICIALQIIGGLAALFLYLNLRALNKRQERMENEEVQLSEMDIRRLQATAEIEGIDIAAARRLQKGFRYVL
- a CDS encoding ABC multidrug transporter, putative, with amino-acid sequence MDGSEKGPGASSDDIQFDTESAMTITGEETPDKESSNLKGNDWRMMTKLQDDNDRNLAAGFKKQELGITWRDLSVQVTSSEAAVNETVLSQFNFPTIIKESRRKLPLRTILNKSHGCVKPGEMLLVLGRPGSGCTTLLKILANRRGGFKSVEGDVRFGSMQPKEAENFRGQIVMNTEEEIFFPSLTVGQTMDFATRLKVPFHLPDGMTALEYQEASKKFLLESVGISHTEDTKVGNEYVRGVSGGERKRVSIIECMATRGSVFCWDQSTRGLDASTALEWTKAIRAMTDTLNLSTVVTLYQAGNGIYDLFDKVLVLDEGEQIFYGTREQARPFMEDAGFICREGSNIADYLTGVTVPTERRIRDGFESRFPRNAEAVRAEYEKSPIYTQMIAEYSYPESDLARERTEEFKQGVAFETSKNLPKNSPFTVGFVDQVKICVQRQYQILWGDKGTFIIKQVATLCQALIAGSLFYNAPDNSGGLFVKSGALFFSLLYNSLLAMSEVNESFSGRPVLIKHKGFAYFHPAAFCLAQIAADIPVLLFQISMFGLVIYFMVGLSMSAGAFFSYWIIVFTTTMAMTALFRAVGALFSTFDGASKVSGSLIMFTVLYTGYMIPKPTMHPWLGWIFWIDPLAYGFEALLSIEFHDKTFIPCVGKNLIPTGPGYENAQAHQACAGVAGAISGQNFVVGDNYLASLSYSHSHVWRNFGINWAWWVLFVAVTMVATSNWQTPSESGSTLVIPREYLHKHVQNQQKDEEGQSLGKHVSQTKDEAPKSDNKLVRNTSVFTWKNLSYTVQTPSGDRLLLDNVHGWVKPGMLGALMGSSGAGKTTLLDVLAQRKTEGTIKGSIMVDGRPLPVSFQRSAGYVEQLDIHERMATVRESLEFSALLRQPATIPREEKLAYVDVIIDLLELHDLADTMIGSVGAGLSVEQRKRVTIGVELVSKPSILIFLDEPTSGLDGQSAYNTVRFLRRLADAGQAVLVTVHQPSAQLFAEFDQLLLLAKGGKTVYFGPIGENSQDIKSYFSRYGAPCPSETNPAEHMIDVVSGQLSQGRDWNKVWMESPEHSAMLKELDEIIETAASKPQATTDDGREFACTLWEQTSLVLKRTSTALYRNSDYINNKFALHISSGLVVGFSFWKIGDSVADLQSVLFFVFNAIFVAPGVINQLQPTFLERRDLFEAREKKAKMYSWKAFTIALIVSEFPYLVVCAALFFNCWYWTAGMTVDSSKSGSMFFVFFLYEFLYTGIGQFIAAYAPNAQMAAMTNPLILGTMISFCGVLVPYAQIVSFWRYWMYWINPFNYLMGSLLVFGLFDREVHCKEQEFAKFDAPNGTTCGEYLSEFMQTIGARMNLTNPEATEGCRVCEYTRGSDYLFTINLKDYYYGWRDAGIVALFVVSSYGLVFGLMKLRTKASKTAQ